The region CCGGCTCGCCCCGATGTCCAATCACGCACACCCCCTCGCATCGCCGCGTACAAACCTTTCCACACATTTCACCCAGGGGATTATTATCGTAGATCACCTGCAGGGACTCCAGATCGTCCGCTTCTGCAATGGCGCGAATATATTCCGGAATGTGCATGTGATCGGGACAGGCCGACACACAAATACCGCACCCTGCGCAGCGGGAGGCCTCTGAGCGGGCTTCGTCCTCCATGTAGCCCAAAACAACCTCGGCAAAGGACTGAACCCGTTCCTTCGGATCCAATTCCCGCATGGGTACCCGCACCCAATCCAGCAGGTTGTACCCTTTTTCAGATATGTAGCTGAGCTTTTCGCCAAATTCCGGATGCTCGACGCCCGGCAGCAGTAAGAAATCTTCAGGATCATCCGAAATGTGGGTGTATTCTTTGGAGAGGGCCAGAGATCCCGTGGGACACACATCCACACAAAGACCGCACCAACAGCACCGTCCGTAATCGATTCGCGGACGCAGCCCGGAATCACCGGTCTTGGGCTCGATGCCGGGGACCCTTACCATGTCGATAGCCGCATTCTGGCAAATATTGGCGCAATTTCCACATCCGATGCAGGTTTCAATATCATTATAATGAAAACCCCGGTAGCGGTCCGCCGTTTCCTTTGTCTCTTTGGGATAGCGAATCGTATGAGGCTTTTTTCCGAGAAATTTCAGGGCAGAAAAGGGAGATAATACATTTTTAATCGTCGCACTCATTCCATCGTCCTCATTTATCTCTCAATCTCCGGGGGACAGGTACCCAGACTGTTCATAATCATTGAGACATCTGCAATATTCTGTTCGATTAACAAATCTTCCAACAAAGAAACACCATGCACAAAGGCCGGTCCGCGGGCATGAACACGTCTGGGTTTCGTCGATCCGTCGCTGACCACGTAGTAGGCAAATTCGCCTCGAGCCGATTCCGTACGAACGTACGCATCCCCTTTGGGCACCTTCCAGTAGAAGGGATTGGGAATGGGTTCATAAACATCCCCCTCCGGCAGTTTGTCCAGCACCTGACGGACAATGGAAATGGACTGTCCGATTTCAAATCGGCGGATCATGGCCCGGGCGTACACATCCGATTCGGAACGCGTGGGAACAATAAAATCCACTTCGGGATATTTTTCATACGGATCATCTATTCGTATGTCGTAATGGTGACCTGAGGCCCGAAGGGGTGGTCCGACCACTCCCCACTCCAGCGCCTTTTCCGGTTCGAT is a window of Calditrichota bacterium DNA encoding:
- a CDS encoding 4Fe-4S dicluster domain-containing protein, coding for MSATIKNVLSPFSALKFLGKKPHTIRYPKETKETADRYRGFHYNDIETCIGCGNCANICQNAAIDMVRVPGIEPKTGDSGLRPRIDYGRCCWCGLCVDVCPTGSLALSKEYTHISDDPEDFLLLPGVEHPEFGEKLSYISEKGYNLLDWVRVPMRELDPKERVQSFAEVVLGYMEDEARSEASRCAGCGICVSACPDHMHIPEYIRAIAEADDLESLQVIYDNNPLGEMCGKVCTRRCEGVCVIGHRGEP